In one window of Primulina tabacum isolate GXHZ01 chromosome 8, ASM2559414v2, whole genome shotgun sequence DNA:
- the LOC142554503 gene encoding aluminum-activated malate transporter 2-like, whose protein sequence is MLTMEMESENIKKKSVFLSGWSWIKGIRTTIMAKMDVLSKKTKKMAKEDPRKSIHSLKVGLTLTLVSLFYYFEPLYSNFGVSAIWAVTTVVVVFEFSVGATLGKGLNRGLATLVAGVLGIGAHHLAIVSGKIGQPILIGIFVFLQAVASTFIRFFPKVKARYDYGMLIFILTFSMVSISGLHTNDILELVQKRLSAVLIGAASCVVVSILMCPVWAGEDLHVLVAQNIDKLGNFLEGFSDECFKTSEEGESKNERSTLVCLNSVLDSKSSLENLANFAKWEPCHGRFMYRHPWKQYLKIGNLTRQCACRVEALNGGYINSRTQGPAEIMGMVQESFSSMSSECGKVLKELAWSIETMTKPPFPNPAMANLKIASKNLKSLLKSKLLEDTNLLQIIPIAAAASLLIDTVNYLENITEAVTELSSLAKFKCKDANGIPGESAMKNSKNPKQFATGDISCVRIDIDGADPLEKKGSPSV, encoded by the exons ATGTTGACGATGGAAATGGAGtctgaaaatataaaaaaaaagagtGTTTTTTTGAGTGGATGGTCGTGGATTAAAGGCATTAGAACAACGATAATGGCGAAAATGGATGTTCTTTCAAAGAAAACGAAAAAGATGGCGAAAGAGGATCCTAGAAAATCGATACATTCACTAAAAGTTGGGCTCACGCTAACATTAGTCTCACTGTTTTACTATTTTGAGCCTCTGTACAGCAACTTTGGTGTATCTGCAATATGGGCTGTGACGACTGTGGTGGTCGTTTTTGAGTTCTCTGTCG GTGCAACGCTAGGAAAAGGACTAAACCGAGGACTTGCAACGCTGGTAGCCGGCGTTCTAGGAATTGGAGCGCACCATTTGGCAATCGTAAGTGGAAAAATAGGCCAACCGATCTTGATCGGGATATTCGTCTTCCTACAAG CTGTGGCGTCTACGTTTATACGATTCTTTCCCAAAGTGAAAGCTCGATACGATTATGGGATGCTGATATTCATCTTGacattttctatggtttctataTCCGGTTTGCACACGAACGATATTCTTGAACTGGTGCAAAAGAGGCTGTCTGCTGTACTTATTGGTGCAGCTTCATGTGTTGTCGTATCCATTTTGATGTGCCCCGTCTGGGCCGGTGAAGATCTCCACGTGCTTGTTGCTCAAAACATCGACAAACTCGGAAATTTCTTGGAAG GTTTTTCTGATGAGTGTTTCAAAACATCAGAAGAGGGAGAATCAAAGAATGAAAGGTCAACTCTTGTTTGCTTAAACAGCGTTCTTGATTCAAAGAGCAGTTTAGAGAACTTG GCAAATTTTGCTAAATGGGAACCGTGCCATGGCAGATTCATGTACCGACATCCGTGGAAACAATACTTAAAGATCGGAAACTTGACAAGGCAGTGTGCCTGCAGAGTCGAAGCCCTTAATGGCGGCTACATAAACTCAAGAACTCAG GGGCCCGCAGAGATCATGGGGATGGTACAAGAATCATTTTCAAGTATGAGTTCAGAATGTGGAAAAGTACTCAAAGAACTAGCATGGAGCATTGAGACGATGACAAAACCGCCCTTCCCTAATCCTGCCATGGCGAACCTAAAAATCGCCTCCAAGAACCTGAAATCTTTATTGAAATCTAAACTGTTGGAGGATACCAATCTTCTGCAAATAATACCAATTGCTGCAGCTGCATCGCTACTGATTGACACCGTAAATTACTTGGAAAACATCACGGAAGCCGTTACCGAGCTGAGTTCTCTAGCGAAGTTCAAATGCAAGGACGCAAATGGAATTCCAGGTGAATCAGCGATGAAGAATAGCAAGAATCCTAAACAATTTGCCACGGGTGACATTTCATGTGTTAGAATTGACATTGATGGAGCTGATCCGTTAGAGAAAAAAGGGTCACCATCTGTTTAG
- the LOC142553582 gene encoding transcription factor LHW-like isoform X1 encodes MGYLLKEALKTLCGVNQWSYAVFWKFGYQNPKLLIWEECYYEMDSNWRHPWIVSGNKNLENVFQDFGNSWVSEENCNLPSGVRAQDTVHLLVNKMMMENHVNIVGKGLVGRVAFTGNHQWILSENYYGESNPPEVAKEVCQQLSAGIKTIVVIPVLPHGVVLFGSYLSISENMGFINNVTSLVLQLGNIPGTLLSDNYASKELDPKLGGPACLGNSTPRDPSFESDTINASSFVTDALNYVGSSIPFIPSNTEIWRNQHASLHVPSPSFGLPSGSSSLAIQNTKTISLIGYGSDGNRAGNENIASKCSASTGHRNVNSSIMESSFSVSVDNLMANSLLGYSSVNQPHHLDKKCAQSEFFSCNEEIGQNINRISYNSLPQHNKHLNMSHSMNDSKYDDPCAQLQSGDDLFDILGADFKNKMFRSCWSSCMSNESSPNNHISGYNNICSKSLGSSEAYGTRQGNSDSVILSTGTDHLLDAVVSNVTPTVTQCTNDSVSCRTSLTNTGTSSAPNGSLLPYGRFDQVKGELFGVPKYLAKAGAMSSCPLRTLSSKEENGKYSPGSSIYGSQISSWIEKGQNTKQDNSVSTGCSKKPSETSKTNRKRLKPGENPRPRPKDRQMIQDRVKELRELVPNGAKCSIDSLLERTIKHMLFLQSVAKHADKLKQTGESKFQLIGKDGNLLLKENFEGGATWAYEIGLQSMVCPIIVEDLNQPRQMLVEMLCEESGVFLEIADIIRGLGLTILKGVMETRNDKIWARFAVEANRDVTRMEIFISLVRLLEQSAKDVPQDKKMVQQFHQTATLPVTGISDIMH; translated from the exons ATGGGGTACCTGTTGAAAGAGGCTTTGAAGACTCTCTGTGGAGTCAACCAGTGGTCTTATGCAGTTTTCTGGAAGTTTGGTTACCAAAACCCCAA GCTTTTAATTTGGGAAGAATGTTATTATGAAATGGATTCGAATTGGAGACATCCGTGGATTGTTTCGGGAAACAAGAATCTGGAAAATGTTTTCCAAGATTTCGGTAATTCTTGGGTTTCAGAGGAAAATTGCAATTTGCCTTCTGGTGTCCGAGCACAGGACACTGTTCATTTGCTAGTAAACAAGATGATGATGGAAAATCATGTTAATATCGTAGGCAAAGG ATTAGTTGGAAGAGTTGCATTTACTGGTAACCATCAGTGGATACTATCTGAGAATTATTATGGAGAGTCCAATCCGCCAGAG GTTGCGAAAGAGGTGTGCCAACAATTATCAGCTGGCATTAAG ACGATTGTCGTTATTCCTGTTCTTCCTCATGGTGTTGTTCTGTTTGGATCCTACTTGTCG ATATCGGAGAACATGGGATTTATTAACAACGTAACATCACTAGTTCTTCAGCTGGGAAACATACCTGGTACCTTACTGTCTGACAACTATGCATCAAAAGAACTTGACCCAAAACTTGGGGGTCCAGCATGTCTTGGAAATTCTACTCCTCGTGACCCGTCTTTCGAATCAGATACAATCAATGCCTCTTCTTTCGTTACTGACGCCTTAAACTATGTTGGTAGCTCAATTCCGTTTATCCCCTCAAATACAGAAATATGGAGGAACCAACATGCTTCTCTTCATGTCCCAAGTCCCTCTTTTGGTTTACCTTCTGGCAGTTCATCTTTAGCAATTCAAAATACGAAAACTATATCATTAATAGGTTATGGTTCAGATGGAAATAGGGCTGGTAATGAAAATATTGCTTCCAAGTGTTCAGCTTCTACTGGGCATAGAAATGTGAATTCGTCTATAATGGAGTCTTCTTTCTCTGTTTCTGTCGACAATTTGATGGCAAATTCGTTATTAGGTTATAGCTCTGTAAACCAACCTCATCACTTGGACAAGAAGTGTGCACAAAGTGAGTTCTTTTCTTGTAACGAAGAAATTGGACAAAACATAAATAGAATCAGTTATAATTCCCTACCTCAACACAATAAGCATCTGAATATGAGTCATTCTATGAATGATTCCAAGTACGATGATCCATGTGCTCAACTTCAATCAGGAGACGATTTGTTTGATATTTTAGGTGCAGACTTTAAGAATAAAATGTTCCGTAGTTGCTGGAGTAGTTGTATGAGCAACGAATCGAGCCCAAATAATCATATATCCGGTTACAATAATATTTGTTCCAAGAGTTTGGGTTCTTCGGAAGCATATGGTACTAGACAAGGAAACTCGGATAGTGTGATTTTATCGACTGGCACTGACCATCTCTTGGATGCTGTTGTCTCTAATGTTACACCTACTGTGACACAATGCACAAACGACAGTGTTTCTTGCAGGACATCATTGACAAATACAGGCACCTCTTCTGCACCAAATGGTTCACTTCTCCCCTATGGGCGGTTTGACCAGGTCAAGGGAGAATTATttggtgttccaaaatatttggcAAAGGCAGGAGCAATGAGTTCTTGTCCATTGAGAACCTTGTCTTCCAAGGAAGAGAACGGGAAATATTCCCCGGGTAGTTCAATTTATGGATCGCAAATAAGTTCCTGGATTGAAAAGGGTCAAAACACGAAACAGGATAACAGCGTGTCTACTGGATGTTCTAAGAAACCAAGTGAAACTAGCAAAACAAATCGTAAGAGGCTTAAACCAGGAGAAAACCCAAGACCTAGGCCAAAAGATCGCCAAATGATCCAAGATCGTGTCAAGGAGTTGAGGGAGCTTGTCCCAAATGGTGCAAAG TGCAGCATTGATTCTCTTCTGGAACGGACCATCAAACACATGCTTTTCTTGCAAAGTGTCGCCAAACATGCAGATAAGCTGAAGCAAACTGGAGAATCCAAG TTTCAGTTAATTGGCAAGGATGGCAATTTGCTGCTGAAAGAAAACTTTGAAGGAGGAGCGACATGGGCGTATGAAATAGGCTTGCAATCCATGGTCTGTCCTATTATAGTTGAGGATCTAAATCAACCCCGTCAAATGCTCGTGGAG ATGCTCTGTGAAGAAAGTGGTGTATTTTTGGAAATAGCTGATATAATTAGAGGACTGGGATTAACCATTTTGAAAGGGGTCATGGAAACTCGTAATGACAAGATTTGGGCTCGGTTTGCTGTTGAG GCTAACAGGGACGTCACGAGGATGGAAATCTTCATCTCATTAGTCCGCCTGCTGGAGCAAAGTGCAAAAGATGTCCCACAAGACAAGAAAATGGTCCAGCAATTTCACCAAACCGCCACTCTTCCAGTGACTGGTATATCCGATATTATGCACTGA
- the LOC142553582 gene encoding transcription factor LHW-like isoform X2 — protein MGYLLKEALKTLCGVNQWSYAVFWKFGYQNPKLLIWEECYYEMDSNWRHPWIVSGNKNLENVFQDFGNSWVSEENCNLPSGVRAQDTVHLLVNKMMMENHVNIVGKGLVGRVAFTGNHQWILSENYYGESNPPEVAKEVCQQLSAGIKTIVVIPVLPHGVVLFGSYLSISENMGFINNVTSLVLQLGNIPGTLLSDNYASKELDPKLGGPACLGNSTPRDPSFESDTINASSFVTDALNYVGSSIPFIPSNTEIWRNQHASLHVPSPSFGLPSGSSSLAIQNTKTISLIGYGSDGNRAGNENIASKCSASTGHRNVNSSIMESSFSVSVDNLMANSLLGYSSVNQPHHLDKKCAQSEFFSCNEEIGQNINRISYNSLPQHNKHLNMSHSMNDSKYDDPCAQLQSGDDLFDILGADFKNKMFRSCWSSCMSNESSPNNHISGYNNICSKSLGSSEAYGTRQGNSDSVILSTGTDHLLDAVVSNVTPTVTQCTNDSVSCRTSLTNTGTSSAPNGSLLPYGRFDQVKGELFGVPKYLAKAGAMSSCPLRTLSSKEENGKYSPGSSIYGSQISSWIEKGQNTKQDNSVSTGCSKKPSETSKTNRKRLKPGENPRPRPKDRQMIQDRVKELRELVPNGAKCSIDSLLERTIKHMLFLQSVAKHADKLKQTGESKLIGKDGNLLLKENFEGGATWAYEIGLQSMVCPIIVEDLNQPRQMLVEMLCEESGVFLEIADIIRGLGLTILKGVMETRNDKIWARFAVEANRDVTRMEIFISLVRLLEQSAKDVPQDKKMVQQFHQTATLPVTGISDIMH, from the exons ATGGGGTACCTGTTGAAAGAGGCTTTGAAGACTCTCTGTGGAGTCAACCAGTGGTCTTATGCAGTTTTCTGGAAGTTTGGTTACCAAAACCCCAA GCTTTTAATTTGGGAAGAATGTTATTATGAAATGGATTCGAATTGGAGACATCCGTGGATTGTTTCGGGAAACAAGAATCTGGAAAATGTTTTCCAAGATTTCGGTAATTCTTGGGTTTCAGAGGAAAATTGCAATTTGCCTTCTGGTGTCCGAGCACAGGACACTGTTCATTTGCTAGTAAACAAGATGATGATGGAAAATCATGTTAATATCGTAGGCAAAGG ATTAGTTGGAAGAGTTGCATTTACTGGTAACCATCAGTGGATACTATCTGAGAATTATTATGGAGAGTCCAATCCGCCAGAG GTTGCGAAAGAGGTGTGCCAACAATTATCAGCTGGCATTAAG ACGATTGTCGTTATTCCTGTTCTTCCTCATGGTGTTGTTCTGTTTGGATCCTACTTGTCG ATATCGGAGAACATGGGATTTATTAACAACGTAACATCACTAGTTCTTCAGCTGGGAAACATACCTGGTACCTTACTGTCTGACAACTATGCATCAAAAGAACTTGACCCAAAACTTGGGGGTCCAGCATGTCTTGGAAATTCTACTCCTCGTGACCCGTCTTTCGAATCAGATACAATCAATGCCTCTTCTTTCGTTACTGACGCCTTAAACTATGTTGGTAGCTCAATTCCGTTTATCCCCTCAAATACAGAAATATGGAGGAACCAACATGCTTCTCTTCATGTCCCAAGTCCCTCTTTTGGTTTACCTTCTGGCAGTTCATCTTTAGCAATTCAAAATACGAAAACTATATCATTAATAGGTTATGGTTCAGATGGAAATAGGGCTGGTAATGAAAATATTGCTTCCAAGTGTTCAGCTTCTACTGGGCATAGAAATGTGAATTCGTCTATAATGGAGTCTTCTTTCTCTGTTTCTGTCGACAATTTGATGGCAAATTCGTTATTAGGTTATAGCTCTGTAAACCAACCTCATCACTTGGACAAGAAGTGTGCACAAAGTGAGTTCTTTTCTTGTAACGAAGAAATTGGACAAAACATAAATAGAATCAGTTATAATTCCCTACCTCAACACAATAAGCATCTGAATATGAGTCATTCTATGAATGATTCCAAGTACGATGATCCATGTGCTCAACTTCAATCAGGAGACGATTTGTTTGATATTTTAGGTGCAGACTTTAAGAATAAAATGTTCCGTAGTTGCTGGAGTAGTTGTATGAGCAACGAATCGAGCCCAAATAATCATATATCCGGTTACAATAATATTTGTTCCAAGAGTTTGGGTTCTTCGGAAGCATATGGTACTAGACAAGGAAACTCGGATAGTGTGATTTTATCGACTGGCACTGACCATCTCTTGGATGCTGTTGTCTCTAATGTTACACCTACTGTGACACAATGCACAAACGACAGTGTTTCTTGCAGGACATCATTGACAAATACAGGCACCTCTTCTGCACCAAATGGTTCACTTCTCCCCTATGGGCGGTTTGACCAGGTCAAGGGAGAATTATttggtgttccaaaatatttggcAAAGGCAGGAGCAATGAGTTCTTGTCCATTGAGAACCTTGTCTTCCAAGGAAGAGAACGGGAAATATTCCCCGGGTAGTTCAATTTATGGATCGCAAATAAGTTCCTGGATTGAAAAGGGTCAAAACACGAAACAGGATAACAGCGTGTCTACTGGATGTTCTAAGAAACCAAGTGAAACTAGCAAAACAAATCGTAAGAGGCTTAAACCAGGAGAAAACCCAAGACCTAGGCCAAAAGATCGCCAAATGATCCAAGATCGTGTCAAGGAGTTGAGGGAGCTTGTCCCAAATGGTGCAAAG TGCAGCATTGATTCTCTTCTGGAACGGACCATCAAACACATGCTTTTCTTGCAAAGTGTCGCCAAACATGCAGATAAGCTGAAGCAAACTGGAGAATCCAAG TTAATTGGCAAGGATGGCAATTTGCTGCTGAAAGAAAACTTTGAAGGAGGAGCGACATGGGCGTATGAAATAGGCTTGCAATCCATGGTCTGTCCTATTATAGTTGAGGATCTAAATCAACCCCGTCAAATGCTCGTGGAG ATGCTCTGTGAAGAAAGTGGTGTATTTTTGGAAATAGCTGATATAATTAGAGGACTGGGATTAACCATTTTGAAAGGGGTCATGGAAACTCGTAATGACAAGATTTGGGCTCGGTTTGCTGTTGAG GCTAACAGGGACGTCACGAGGATGGAAATCTTCATCTCATTAGTCCGCCTGCTGGAGCAAAGTGCAAAAGATGTCCCACAAGACAAGAAAATGGTCCAGCAATTTCACCAAACCGCCACTCTTCCAGTGACTGGTATATCCGATATTATGCACTGA
- the LOC142554504 gene encoding E3 ubiquitin-protein ligase PUB24-like, protein MDEIEIPQYFICPISLQMMKDPVTTVAGITYDRESIEQWLLTATAEDRHSAVCPVTKQPLPTDSDLTPNHILRRLIQAWCIANAKSGIDQIPTPKSPVQKSVVFKLIRDVRSGDRLLHEKALKKLDELAAEDEKNRKCMAEAGVPKAIVSLILKRFREGKMSGIEEALRILHLTWIPSTAENQKIVEDYMDLIQLILWVLNSESENGTSSKNHALSFLKSITEVASSSVMERLNLDFFKQMVNILRKRTSPQAMKSVLHVLIETSPSGRNRMKIVEAGAVFEITQLELSNPDKKTTELILTLLANLCSCADGRQQLLEHAGGIAMVAKRLLRVSPATDDSALCIIESLARFSATREVVLEMLRVSVVSKLCMVLQADCAGYLKIKAREILRLHSNAWSNSPCIQVYLLTMHPR, encoded by the coding sequence ATGGATGAAATTGAGATACCTCAGTATTTCATCTGCCCAATATCCCTCCAAATGATGAAAGATCCGGTCACCACCGTCGCGGGCATCACCTACGACCGCGAAAGCATCGAGCAGTGGCTGCTCACAGCCACCGCAGAAGACAGACACTCCGCGGTGTGTCCTGTCACGAAACAGCCCTTGCCCACGGACTCCGACTTGACTCCCAACCACATTCTCAGGCGATTAATCCAGGCTTGGTGCATTGCCAATGCTAAAAGCGGAATCGATCAAATCCCAACACCGAAATCTCCTGTCCAGAAATCTGTAGTATTCAAACTCATTCGGGATGTGAGAAGTGGTGACAGATTATTACATGAAAAAGCTCTCAAGAAGTTGGATGAATTAGCTGCTGAGGATGAAAAGAACCGGAAATGCATGGCGGAAGCAGGGGTGCCAAAAGCTATTGTTTCTTTAATCTTGAAAAGATTTAGAGAAGGTAAAATGTCAGGAATTGAAGAGGCTCTGAGAATTCTACATCTTACATGGATTCCCAGTACTGCAGAAAACCAGAAGATTGTTGAAGATTACATGGACTTGATTCAATTGATTTTGTGGGTGCTGAACAGCGAATCAGAAAATGGAACCTCCTCCAAGAATCATGCTCTCTCATTCTTAAAAAGCATCACAGAAGTTGCCAGTTCCAGTGTTATGGAGAGATTAAACCTCGATTTTTTCAAACAAATGGTGAACATTTTGCGAAAGAGAACATCCCCGCAGGCCATGAAATCTGTTCTTCATGTGTTAATCGAGACGTCTCCTTCCGGAAGAAACAGGATGAAAATAGTCGAAGCCGGAGCAGTATTCGAAATAACCCAGCTCGAATTGAGCAACCCGGATAAGAAAACAACTGAGCTAATCCTTACCCTATTAGCAAATTTATGTTCTTGCGCCGATGGGCGGCAGCAACTTCTGGAACACGCTGGCGGGATAGCGATGGTAGCGAAACGGCTGCTGAGGGTTTCTCCGGCGACCGACGACAGCGCCCTTTGCATAATCGAATCGCTTGCTAGATTCTCAGCCACGAGAGAGGTGGTTTTGGAGATGTTAAGGGTGAGTGTTGTATCGAAATTATGCATGGTGCTTCAGGCAGATTGTGCAGGTTATTTGAAGATTAAAGCGAGGGAGATTTTGAGACTGCATTCAAATGCATGGAGCAATTCACCTTGTATACAGGTTTATCTTCTGACAATGCATCCTCGATAG